A portion of the Thermodesulfobacteriota bacterium genome contains these proteins:
- a CDS encoding sugar nucleotide-binding protein — protein sequence NNFVRTVMRLAGEREELGVVFDQVGTPTYTADLAKAVAALMEAGRPGTYHFSNEGVASWYDFAHEIVGRMKEKGSVPLKLRTLKPILTEEYPTPARRPNYTVMHKGKYKKTTGREVPHWKDALKRFMDTL from the coding sequence CAACAACTTCGTCAGGACCGTAATGCGCCTGGCCGGGGAACGGGAGGAGCTCGGCGTGGTCTTCGACCAGGTCGGCACCCCAACCTATACGGCCGACCTGGCGAAAGCGGTGGCGGCCCTTATGGAGGCCGGACGGCCGGGCACCTACCACTTCTCCAACGAGGGGGTGGCGAGCTGGTACGACTTCGCCCATGAGATAGTAGGACGCATGAAGGAGAAGGGCTCCGTCCCCTTGAAGCTAAGGACGCTAAAACCCATACTGACCGAAGAGTACCCGACACCGGCCCGGAGGCCAAACTACACGGTGATGCATAAGGGGAAGTACAAAAAAACCACCGGCAGAGAGGTCCCGCACTGGAAGGACGCCCTCAAGAGGTTTATGGACACGCTGTGA